Proteins found in one Triticum aestivum cultivar Chinese Spring chromosome 4D, IWGSC CS RefSeq v2.1, whole genome shotgun sequence genomic segment:
- the LOC123098732 gene encoding ice-structuring protein produces MDNPPPAAAANNVANPPAAAAANDVANPPAAAAANNVANPPAAAPAAAPAANDPAAARAARHTAWKKKDKKLAIISLVVLAIVLVLVAVLCLQPWKK; encoded by the exons ATGGACAATCCTCCGCCCGCGGCGGCGGCCAACAACGTGGCCAATCctccggcggcggcagcagccAACGACGTTGCCAATCctccggcggcggcagcagccAACAACGTGGCCAATCCTCCGGCGGCAGCACCTGCG GCTGCTCCAGCAGCGAACGACCCCGCTGCAGCGCGCGCCGCGCGGCACACCGCctggaagaagaaggacaagaagctTGCAATCATATCTCTGGTCGTTCTGGCGATCGTCCTGGTTCTGGTTGCGGTGCTGTGCCTCCAACCCTGGAAAAAGTAG